Proteins encoded together in one Bactrocera neohumeralis isolate Rockhampton chromosome 4, APGP_CSIRO_Bneo_wtdbg2-racon-allhic-juicebox.fasta_v2, whole genome shotgun sequence window:
- the LOC126756634 gene encoding GTP-binding protein 128up: MSTILEKIAAIESEMARTQKNKATSAHLGLLKAKLAKLRRELISPKGGGGGAGGDGFEVAKTGDARVGFVGFPSVGKSTLLSNLAGVYSEVAAYEFTTLTTVPGCIKYKGAKIQLLDLPGIIEGAKDGKGRGRQVIAVARTCNLIFMVLDCLKPLGHKKLLEHELEGFGIRLNKKPPNIYFKRKDKGGVNLNSMVPQSELDADLVKTILSEYKIHNADITLRYDATSDDLIDVIEGNRIYIPCIYLLNKIDQISIEELDVIYKIPHCVPISAHHRWNFDDLLEMMWEYLKLVRIYTKPKGQLPDYNSPIVLHNERTSIQDFCNKLHRSIAKEFKYALVWGSSVKHQPQKVGIEHILNDEDVVQIVKKV, from the exons ATGAGTacaatacttgaaaaaattgcTGCCATCGAATCCGAG ATGGCACGCACCCAGAAGAACAAAGCGACATCGGCTCATTTGGGGCTTTTAAAGGCTAAGTTAGCGAAGCTGCGTCGTGAGTTAATATCCCCAAAGGGCGGTGGCGGTGGTGCCGGTGGCGATG GCTTTGAAGTTGCGAAAACTGGAGACGCTCGAGTTGGGTTCGTGGGGTTCCCGTCAGTTGGAAAATCAACTTTGCTTTCTAATTTGGCAGGTGTTTACAGTGAAGTCGCAGCATATGAATTCACAACCTTGACCACGGTCCCTGGATGTATTAAATATAAGGGCGCAAAAATTCAA CTTTTGGATTTGCCTGGAATTATAGAGGGTGCGAAAGATGGCAAAGGTCGAGGTCGTCAAGTTATTGCGGTGGCTCGAAcgtgtaatttaatttttatggttCTTGATTGCCTTAAGCCTTTAGGACATAAAAAACTACTTGAACATGAATTGGAAGGCTTTGGTATTCGTTTGAATAAAAAACcaccaaatatttatttcaaacgTAAAGATAAGGGAGGCGTGAATCTGAACAGCATGGTGCCGCAATCTGAGCTGGATGCTGATCTAGTTAAGACTATTCTTTctgaatataaaatacataatgCTGACATAACATTACGATATGATGCGACAAGTGATGATTtaattgatgttattgaaggaAACCGGATCTATATACCTTGTATCTACTTGCTGAATAAAATTGATCAAATATCCATTGAAGAACTCGACGTTATTTATAAGATCCCACATTGTGTTCCGATTTCGGCGCATCATCGATGGAATTTTGACGATTTGCTAGAAATGATGTGGGAATATCTCAAACTGGTTCGAAT TTACACCAAACCTAAAGGCCAACTTCCGGACTATAATTCGCCTATTGTACTACATAATGAACGCACAAGTATCCAAGATTTTTGTAATAAGCTGCATCGCTCAATTGCGAAGGAATTCAAATA CGCTTTAGTTTGGGGTTCTTCTGTTAAACATCAACCACAAAAGGTTGGCATTGAGCATATTCTTAACGATGAAGATGTCGTGCAAATTGTGAAAAAGGTTTAA